Proteins encoded within one genomic window of Pirellulales bacterium:
- a CDS encoding S1C family serine protease, which translates to MKTRLNYPGRLFGLLLAVAAAVLSVLHLATIVAEENPQTAAPQAITASASSTVPASAAPAEGSGKSTAAKPLVTITKSTPATVADLQTIQAAIQQAAAKGIPATVGINIGGAFGSGVIVSEDGYILTAGHVVGRPGRDANIIFPDGKRVYAKTLGVNRDMDSGMLKITEEGKYPFVELGHSGDLKLGQWCVTLGHPGGFFKDRPPVLRAGRILYTRDDAIGTDCTIVGGDSGGPLLDTSGRLIGIHSRISDGITDNYHVPIDTYRDTWDRLAKGEAWGGPQSPGGPLLGINGLTVPQAGETTTAGCKVTDVFPDTPADDAGLARDDIIVSFNGVSITSLESLQTQIAKQKIGDEITLSILRGDDKKEIKIKLARRE; encoded by the coding sequence GTGAAAACCCGCCTGAATTATCCTGGTCGATTGTTTGGTCTGCTGCTGGCTGTGGCGGCGGCAGTTTTATCTGTTCTGCATTTGGCGACCATCGTCGCGGAAGAAAATCCGCAAACGGCCGCTCCCCAGGCTATTACCGCATCGGCCTCTTCTACCGTGCCGGCTAGCGCCGCTCCGGCGGAAGGGAGCGGTAAATCAACGGCAGCCAAGCCGCTGGTCACGATTACTAAAAGCACTCCGGCCACTGTCGCCGATTTGCAAACCATTCAGGCCGCCATTCAGCAAGCGGCCGCTAAAGGCATTCCGGCCACCGTGGGCATCAACATTGGCGGCGCCTTCGGCAGCGGAGTGATTGTCAGCGAAGATGGTTACATTCTTACGGCCGGACATGTGGTCGGCAGGCCGGGACGCGATGCCAACATCATCTTTCCCGACGGCAAGCGCGTTTACGCCAAAACCCTGGGCGTAAACCGCGACATGGACAGCGGCATGCTCAAAATTACCGAAGAGGGAAAATACCCGTTTGTCGAACTCGGGCATTCCGGCGATTTGAAACTGGGCCAGTGGTGCGTGACGCTGGGACACCCCGGCGGATTTTTCAAAGACCGGCCACCGGTTTTGCGGGCCGGCCGAATTTTGTATACCCGTGACGACGCCATCGGCACGGATTGCACCATTGTCGGCGGCGATTCCGGCGGCCCGCTGCTGGATACATCGGGCCGCCTGATCGGCATTCACAGCCGAATCAGTGACGGAATTACCGATAACTATCATGTTCCCATCGACACCTACCGGGACACGTGGGATCGGCTGGCCAAAGGCGAGGCCTGGGGTGGACCGCAATCTCCCGGCGGACCGCTGCTGGGCATTAACGGCCTCACGGTTCCGCAAGCGGGGGAAACGACCACGGCCGGCTGCAAAGTGACCGACGTCTTTCCCGACACACCGGCCGACGACGCCGGCCTGGCACGTGACGATATTATTGTCAGCTTCAACGGCGTCAGCATCACCAGTCTGGAAAGCTTGCAAACGCAAATTGCCAAACAGAAAATCGGCGACGAAATTACGCTGAGCATTCTCCGCGGCGACGACAAAAAGGAAATCAAAATCAAACTTGCCCGTCGAGAGTAG
- a CDS encoding trypsin-like peptidase domain-containing protein — protein sequence MKRLQRLLLTAIALLMLLAAPAWAQRGNWFPGSNLRDSHEVRAAFQSLVAASDAATVRVVCAGRDAVLGTIVGSDGWIVTKYSELRDPVVCRFRDGRQLPAKVVGYDPAFDLAMLKVEATGLKTVDWSDDEHGPAVGQLLATASPGDLPLAVGVVSVPERAIPSRPGWLGIRFDGVSKPKIQEIMSRSPAEQAGLKVDDLIVQLNDKPVDDSGEFVELIRKCKPGDVVHLLVDRGKDELNITATLKRSDEVGMASRSDRMNEMGGALSYRSFSFPSVIQHDTVLRPADCGGPLVDLSGKVVGINIARAGRTESYAAPADKVRKLLADLESGRLAPTDPLPGTKQAMTTGTSSPADKQIEDKKADDKIPSADKKPDDKKAAS from the coding sequence ATGAAACGGCTTCAAAGACTATTGCTGACCGCCATCGCCTTGCTGATGCTCCTTGCCGCGCCCGCCTGGGCCCAACGCGGCAATTGGTTCCCCGGCAGTAATCTGCGCGACAGCCACGAGGTGCGCGCCGCCTTTCAAAGCCTGGTCGCGGCCAGCGATGCCGCCACGGTGCGCGTGGTTTGCGCCGGACGCGATGCCGTGTTGGGAACCATCGTCGGCTCGGACGGTTGGATCGTCACTAAATACAGCGAGCTGCGCGACCCGGTGGTTTGCCGCTTTCGAGACGGCCGCCAATTGCCCGCCAAGGTGGTCGGTTATGATCCCGCATTCGATCTGGCGATGCTCAAAGTCGAAGCCACGGGTTTGAAAACCGTCGATTGGAGCGATGACGAACACGGCCCCGCGGTGGGGCAGTTGCTGGCCACGGCCTCGCCGGGCGATTTGCCGCTGGCCGTGGGCGTCGTGAGCGTGCCGGAGCGCGCCATTCCCTCGCGTCCGGGCTGGTTGGGAATAAGATTCGACGGCGTCTCCAAGCCGAAAATTCAAGAAATAATGTCTCGCAGTCCCGCCGAACAGGCGGGACTGAAAGTCGATGACCTGATCGTTCAGCTGAACGATAAGCCGGTTGACGACAGTGGTGAGTTCGTAGAGTTGATTCGCAAATGCAAGCCCGGCGACGTGGTGCATTTGCTCGTCGACCGAGGCAAAGACGAATTGAATATTACCGCCACACTCAAGCGTTCCGACGAAGTGGGTATGGCCAGCCGCAGCGACCGCATGAACGAAATGGGCGGCGCGTTAAGCTACCGCTCGTTCAGCTTTCCCAGTGTGATTCAGCACGACACTGTGCTGCGTCCGGCCGATTGCGGCGGACCGTTGGTGGATTTGTCCGGCAAAGTGGTGGGGATCAACATCGCCCGGGCCGGCCGGACCGAATCGTACGCCGCCCCGGCCGACAAAGTTCGCAAACTGCTGGCCGACTTGGAAAGCGGCCGCCTGGCGCCAACCGATCCGCTGCCGGGGACCAAACAGGCCATGACGACGGGAACCTCATCGCCCGCTGACAAACAAATCGAGGATAAAAAAGCGGACGACAAAATCCCGTCCGCTGACAAAAAACCTGACGACAAGAAAGCCGCTTCGTGA